From Toxorhynchites rutilus septentrionalis strain SRP chromosome 2, ASM2978413v1, whole genome shotgun sequence, a single genomic window includes:
- the LOC129771125 gene encoding tigger transposable element-derived protein 1-like, which produces MASQKTAFKKNRSRVSLSLEMKLNILDALQDGKSVANVGRNLKINESTVRTIKKNQDSIRQTAAQGTIYATKSSSYTRDPLMVKMEKALHMWIEDHAQKKIPLDQELIREKALSLYLWLEKNEPSSSKKKDFTASKGWFYNFIRSNSIRNVKIKGESASADVSAANSFPPKLAKIIKEGAHHGDQVFNGDETGLFWKRMPSRTYITQQEQYASGFKAAKDRVTLLFCSNASGDLMLKPLLINRAMTPRSLKGADFNKLPVHWKANTKAWVTKAVFEEWFYDMFIPEVKTYLEGKGLEFHVLLILDNAPGHLVIKHPNVQVVFLPPNTTSLLQPQDQGIIAAFKKLYIKQCLRYILEKLESDETMTVIQAWKEFKIRDALTFIGKALSSMKSKTLNSCWKPLWPECVKAGSTDPSNVEESEILILAHAIGGKGFKDMDSRDVEELLEDTEIEDDELMQSLVTSEPLEDDEDRDIKPCDIEDGNKLADTLVKHFMEKDPCVERAVSFRNDLKLCMLRYNRLNEKTQPTVIDEDDEDFSLPLERRRSRPISSDEEDIATSSNRKHPRVANDSD; this is translated from the exons GTGTCTCTTTCTTTGGAAATGAAGCTCAATATTTTGGATGCCCTTCAAGATGGGAAATCTGTTGCAAACGTCGGCaggaatttaaaaatcaacgaatcgaCTGTGCGTACAATTAAAAAGAATCAAGATAGCATCAGACAGACAGCAGCTCAGGGCACTATCTATGCAACAAAATCCTCATCATATACACGAGATCCATTGATGGTCAAGATGGAAAAGGCACTTCATATGTGGATCGAAGATCACGCGCAGAAGAAAATACCCTTGGATCAGGAATTAATAAGGGAGAAAGCTTTGAGCCTTTACCTTTGGTTAGAGAAGAATGAGCCGTCTTCAAGTAAAAAGAAAGACTTTACCGCGAGTAAGGGATGGTTTTATAACTTTATACGTAGTAATTCCATTCGCAACGTTAAAATCAAGGGTGAATCCGCATCGGCCGATGTTTCGGCTGCAAATAGTTTTCCTCCAAAGCTCGCTAAGATCATAAAAGAAGGTGCGCATCATGGTGACCAAGTGTTCAATGGAGATGAAAcgggtcttttttggaaaagaatGCCGTCTCGTACCTACATTACGCAGCAGGAGCAATATGCCAGTGGTTTCAAAGCGGCCAAAGACAGGGTTACCCTGTTATTTTGCAGTAATGCTTCAGGCGACCTTATGTTGAAACCGCTATTGATCAATCGTGCTATGACGCCCCGCTCGTTGAAGGGGGCTGATTTCAACAAACTGCCAGTGCACTGGAAAGCTAACACTAAAGCGTGGGTCACAAAAGCCGTTTTTGAGGAATGGTTTTACGATATGTTTATTCCGGAAgtgaaaacatacttggaaggaAAAGGTTTGGAGTTCCACGTGCTTTTGATTTTGGATAACGCTCCAGGACACCTAGTTATCAAGCACCCAAACGTTCAAGTTGTGTTTCTTCCACCGAATACAACTTCTTTGTTACAGCCTCAAGATCAAGGAATAATTGCTGCTTTCAAGAAGTTGTACATTAAACAATGTCTTCGGTACATCCTCGAAAAGCTTGAAAGCGATGAAACGATGACGGTAATTCAAGCGTGGAAAGAATTTAAGATAAGAGACGCTCTGACGTTCATAGGAAAGGCTCTGTCTTCTATGAAATCTAAAacattgaattcgtgctggaagcCACTATGGCCAGAATGCGTGAAAGCTGGTTCAACAGACCCTTCAAATGTGGAAGAATCAGAAATTCTCATTCTGGCACATGCAATTGGAGGGAAAGGATTCAAAGATATGGATAGTAGAGACGTTGAAGAGCTTCTTGAAGACACCGAAATTGAAGATGATGAACTGATGCAGAGTTTAGTCACATCGGAGCCTTTAGAGGACGATGAAGACCGGGATATCAAGCCATGTGATATCGAAGACGGGAATAAATTAGCGGATACCCTCGTAAAACATTTTATGGAAAAGGATCCTTGTGTTGAGAGAGCCGTTTCATTTCGGAATGATTTGAAACTGTGTATGCTTCGCTACAATAGattgaacgaaaaaacacaGCCAACAGTTATCGATGAAG ATGACGAGGATTTCAGCTTACCATTGGAACGCAGACGATCTCGTCCGATTTCTTCGGATGAGGAAGATATCGCCACATCATCTAACCGCAAACATCCACGTGTTGCTAATGATAGTGATTAG